The DNA sequence CTCCTTCTGGCTGCGCCGCCTGCACGAGATCCACCTCCCCGGCTCCGACTACCTCTACTCCCGCCTGCCGTCGTCCTTTGCCGGCGACATCGAGGCCGGCCTGTCGAGCAGCACGTTTGACCTCCACGGCAACGTCGAGGACGGCGACGAGCGCGCCGGCCTGGACGAGGAGAGCAAGGTGGCCATTCTCAAGATTATGAAGCGGCGGCGCATGAAGTTTGACCAGGCGCGCAAGGTCTACATGGAGGAGCGCTTCAAGGCCAACGGCATTGGCGCGGATGGCCGGCCGAGGGATCCCAAGTTTGTCAGCTTCTCATGAGGCGGAGCAAGATGCATGAGCGAGTGCATTTTCGGGGCCGGCGTTGATCTTGGTGTGATGTAACTGTCTGGACCGCTTACAGCAACTTTACAACTCATACAAGCCGTGATTCCGGAACATCTTCTCGCGCGGCAATATCTCTTTGGACTTTTCACAgtcgtttctttcttttcttgtctttttaCATCTCTTGTCAGCCTGCGCTTGGTCGCATACATCCACTCGTTATCCACTCTCTTATactatcttcttcttttcttaccACTGCTCTGTCGACATACAGAAAAGCAAAACCCCGAAAAAAAACCGTCACTGGGTGCATAAGTCCACGTAATGCGGgacttttttatttatcaGAACGCGAGcgtcacttttttttttattccttcAATTTCATTGTCTGAGCTGGTGTTTGGGGAATTGTGtcattattattattacatTCGCCGGGCAATATGCGCCGGTGTGTTCGATATCAGTCTTTAGATAAGCTATACTATACATCATCAAAGAGACGTTTTGGTTTTTCGTGTTTTGTTTCGTGGTCCCATCTGCTCTAAACGCCTCTGCCACCCAAATATGCTTTGAAGAATGATCCAGTTGTGAAGTACCCCGGTAATGTAATGGGAGTTTTTCATCATGTGTCCCACCCAATGGACTTTTatgaaatggaaaaaaaaaaaagagtatataCACTGCATATGAagagtgaagagaaaaagtgGCAGATTATATCAAAAGTATAAAACCAATCAAATAGCTCGCCATGGCGTGATGAGACTTTTCATGGTCGTAAAGGTGTGATTGTAAAAATGGGAAGCGCAAATCTTTGAAAAAATGAATAGCTGCGCTtatttgttcttcttggtcttgaggTCAGGGCCATAGGTCCTGTCATCAGCACCCTCGACCTCCATGACGGTCTCGTCGACGGCCTTGGACTCGGCATTCCACTTGTCCTCGGACATTTTGATGTCCTTTTCAAACATCCAGTCCTCAGGCATCCTGTAGGTGCCGCCCATGCGGTCAAAGGCAGTGAAGAACTGGCCGTAGTTGACCTCGAATCGCGAGTGGTGCAGCGAGTGGCAGGCGGCGCCGTTGACAATGGGGTTGTTGGTGAGGTACTCGCCGTCGTGGATCATGATGGTCCAGAAGTTgacaaagacgaagaggaagacgtaggccatcttctgcagcgGGAAGACAAAGGGGAAGATGTGGTAGGGGATGGACTGGGCAAAGCCGTCGACGGGGTGGAAGGCGTGGCTGGCAAAGGGCGTGGGCATGATCCACTTGTGGTGAGGCTTGTGCAGCGTCTTGTAGACGGACGAGTGGTGCAGGCCGCGGTGAATCCAGTAGATGAGGAAGTCggtgaagacgatgaagagtgGGAACTGGAAGAAGTTGTACCACAGGCCGGGGCCTTGTTCGGTGACGTCGTAGAGCTTGCCGTAGCCGCGGACCTCGAGCAGGAAGAgcggcgccgtcatcatggcgatgaagggCATGGACTGGTTGGCGTGGACAATCTCGAGCCAGATCTGGTTCTTGAGGAACTTGGGGTGGTTCATGATGCGCttgtcgaagatgaggaagaaggacatggaagcaaagatgaagtagACCATGATGCCGAAGAGCCTGGATGGACCATTGTTAGCCAGACTGCGTCTCTACTAGAGCAATTGTATACATGTCGAGGGGGGGAGCATTCCAACAGCTTCATGATGCACGTACCAAGTAATCAGAAAGAGAGTCGCTCCCTGGCGGTAGATGTTGTCTCGCGTCATGGAGCTCATGTACGCCGCCTGGCTAGGCTCGAGCTGGAAGTACTGCGTCGCAGGCTCGTAGGACCACGACGACAGGGCCGCGGCCGAAGCATTGGCAGAGGCATCGGGATAGTTGTAGAGCGCGGCCTTTAGCGGGAAGAGGTAGGCGTAGGCATAGTCGGCGATGAAGGTGTCGGTGACTTCGAGCACGACATCCATGGCGGGCGAGTTGTAGGGCGACACGCCTCGATTGAAGAGTCTTTTTCTATTCACAGACAAtcgagaaagaaggaaagaaacaacAGAAGTGAATGTGTTGTTTTGCGCGGATTCAGAGACGGCGGGCTGGTCGCGACAGCGAGGAAGGGCCAATTTAAATGCTGGGTCTAGCAGTTCGGACTTTGGAAcaataagagaaaaaaaaagaaaaaccgGGGCACAGAGTCAGGGGTTCTGCGTGGATGGATGGCTGCTGCGTTCGCCCGATTGGGGTTTGGCGCAGCGAAAAAGCGCAAAGGGGGGATCAGATAAAGAGGGGAAGAGGCGATCAGTTCTTTTGTCGACGGCTTTGAGCTGTCAATTGGTGGGCGAGCCggggttgaagaagaaacagtGCTACTTGTATGTTATTCAACGCTGACGGCTTGTTCTGGTGATGCCGTCTTATATATCGATTGTTGATGGCAGATGCCTGGTTTTACAAACAGTGTAGGCCTGTTACTAGCTATCACCGATCTACTCCGTGCTCCCTCTTCGCATCTCTCAATACAGCTACTGCAGCAATTCTTCAACCAACGCATCTCGCCCGCCCCTTTCCACGGAGCGTCGACCACCCGGCGCCAGGATATGGTGTGATTTGGCCTCATAATCCCGAAGCTTCGTACGGCTCTCCGAATCAGATCCAGCAGCGAGCGGAGCCGAGCCAGAAAAGGTGGCCAGAGAGCGAGCTGGAAATGTCCTGATATCGCGGATGGTGCCTGAGCCGTGCCTTAGCTAAGCCGCCTGTTTTGCGGGGAGCCGAGCTGGGCAACGTATTCGCGGTCCACCGATACGAATACGCGAGATGCATGACATTTTTGATTTGGATCGCGCTGCGGCGATTGCGGCAATCCACTCGTGTGCTCCGTCGCAAGATTGGGATTGATTGGCAGCCAATTGCCAGCGTTCTGCGGTAGGGCAGCTTTGGTTCCCAGCAATTCGTTTGAGCCCGACGATTCCCACTCACACTGGCCGTCTGACCGCCAGATCGTGATCCGATAGGCTGTTTCGGCGCCATCAGGACGATTATCCATATTGAGGGTATATTGAGCGAGCACGTACTCGTATCTGCCAGCTACTCAGCTACTCAGCTTTGCCCACAATTTCACGCTTCTGCCGTGACCATCGTGCGTTGCTGCATCGCGAACTGATATTCCCAATCTAAACGTATGATGATAAGCCATCGAGgagacgatgctgctcctACAAGTATCTTTATTATACCATGCTACTGGTACCACTACTTATAGAGAGTGGCCATCTTTCGTCTTGCCATTTACACCAGCTCTCTCAGGCATACATGAGCAAATGTATAATAAGCGTTTCTTCTCAGATTCGGGCGATGAGTAGGTATGATGGTAGGATTGCCATGCATGCAGTGCCGCGTTGGGCATCACGGTATGAGACTTGTTCTAAGTGCTTCCGCATGGGGACATGACTGCAGACATCTCGAGAGGTACGAGCTGGTTTCAgacgacttcttctcttgcgtTTCTCAGTACAGAAGGGGACTTGTATTCCAAGACATGACTGGTCTATATAAACTGATGCTCAAGCAGGATGTATTCATGATGTGCCTGGTGATGGATTTACCTATGAAACATAGAGTACCCGGTGCTTCACAATGAGATGGCGTATGGCAAATGCTGTGGGTTAACCGCGATTCAATCTACAAATCCGAGCCGTGTCCGATCCGCCATCGCCGAAAGCCCGGATCGCGATACCGTCTCCATTCTCGTAGTAAACGCAAGTGGGCTCGGCATGAGCACGGAACGAAGCCGGGATTTGCTAGCAGACTCTGATTCCGCGGAGCAACATGCCCTCAGCCATTTAATCTTCACTCGCCTCTATCCAGCACCGCAGCTGTGCCCAGGCCATGTGCAGGTAGCGTCGCCTGGGATTAATTGCGGGTAGATACCCGGCCCTAGCCTTGAGCTGAGGTTTGCCGGGTAGCAGCGATAGCGTGTGCTGGGGTTCGGAGGTTTGGTTGACTGAGCGATATGGGGGTCTTGGAGATGTGCTGCTCCGCCTAATTGATATGACGCAGCTCATATGATCGCATAGATACGCCATCTTTACGCTGACAATTGATGATTGTGTCTTGGTCTTATTAGACTCATTCGTACAATACCTTTTAAAGTATCAAGTAGCATTATCTGTGTATTCATTCATAGAGCAAGGCTTGCGTGAAAGTCCAGGTGAAAGCAGGCATATCCGGCCAAATGTTTCTTCTCTAGGGTAGCCAAATCGCCATACCGCGCCTCAATTGCAATGAGGCTCCTCATTGTGTGGATCGTACATATGGAGTATGGAGTACAAACGGCGTTCATACTTGGCAACTTTCAATTTATGGACCCAGCTTTACTGCGAGGGCTAGGGTTTTGCAACAATTCCACGTCAATACGTTTGCGCTCAAGACGTGCAACCGCACCGAACATTGCACACATGCCGCTGACCTACTGCATGGAAGGATCATGGACATTCCTGACGAGAATAAAGTGCATGTCGTGATTAGTATTTCTGCATGCAACGTTGGGGCCGAGGTGGATGCTGCAAGCTCCTCTCTCACCTTGGGCACATATGAGCTGAAACACACAGTAACAGAACAAACATGTTTGACCATTGATGGCTGTTTGGCGCTACTCACCAAAGAGCCGCCGTCTACCCCAAAGCAGAATCTATCCCGCTTCTAATAATACCACCCTGCGCTGAGCTAGTAGTAGTACGAATAGTAGAGCTGCTATCAGCCATGAGCCCGATGCTGGCCCGTGGACAAGGTGAGAGCTTCCAAGACACACCTGACGCCTGTTACATCGCAGGATCACTAGCCGGCACCGCGCACCTCCCTCACGGCCAGCGGGCGGATGGGCCAATCCTACCGGCGGTGCTAGATTGATTACATATATTGCTACCCAACAATTGGCAAACGAGCAGATCGATCATGGGGGCCGCAGAGGCATGTAGCACTCCCTTGCCGCACATACACAAACTGAGAGATGTGGAAAGCTGCAGAGACAAAATGGGAGAAGCCGGAAGGTGGCGTAAAAATCCATCAAGCAGAGCAGGGGATGTTTTGTTTCCCCGTTGGTACCCACGTCTGCCAAAGGAGACAGAGAAAGTGGAGATTTggacggaaaaaaaaagagaaatagaGAGCCTGGGCAAAACAaacgaggctgccaagagtTTTGCCTCAGCCTCATGTGGCTGCAGCCGGCCCGGGGAACAAGCCGCGCGAGACAAAGGACATGGCAAAACGGTTTGACGCAAACGGGCCATTTAACAAACAGCAACGCAATAAGAAATACAAGACTTTTTCTGTCATGTAGTTTTAAGTGGCTTCTTGATCGTTGAGGCTTTTTGTAAactgaagccatcgccaaagtgCCACAGTTGCGCCACTGCCCGGCCAGCCCAATTTCTGTGATTCAGAGTTTTTGATGCATCAAGTGTGCATCGCAGGAATAGCGCTCACCGACCGGCGTCATCGTCTGCCCATCCTTTTGCCTTGGCTTGGCATCATTGGCTTGCATTAAGCCCGGGTAGTGACATGGCGCGCGCCTCTTTTTGGCTGCCAGCCGCCGGATATCGGGCCAAGCCTGGGTGTGGCCCCGTGGCAGGAAAAATGCTGCGATGCGATTAAATCATGCATGTTTGTCTGTCTGTATTGGAAAAGCATCCATGATGCGTCTTGATGCGAACATGTACCGTGCTTGTACAGGCAGCATTCACGGCACGCGTGCCAAGCACGACGTCAGCGACCGCCCGGCCTAAGCCGCAAGTGGCAGCCTCCAGAACGGTACCTGGGCTGGTACTCCGGCCGATATCATGGGGAACTCGATatggcctggcctggcctgggctgtggctggtgtTAGGCTCGCCGCGTCCAGCAGGTTGAGAGGCCCCCGCTCCCTAAAAGGCGCCCCCCTTGCCTGCCTAAAACTCCCCTAGTGGATCCCCGCTGGTGGTCCCGACGAAGGGTCCCCACTGGATGCGGTGCCAGGGCCCACTCCTACAACTCCAACCACTGCGGAACCATCCATCAGAGCTAAGCTGCGCAACCCCACCGTGCCGGGCTGGGCCTCTGCACgccctggccctgctgctggctggggGGAGAAGAATAGCGGGCGGCGGATTCTGAGCGTGTTAGGGGGGGGCAAGCAGAGATGGATAGAGGGAGCACAGGCGGGAGATGGTTTGATAGGACGAGATGGGAGATGGGATGGCATGGAGGGGTGCAGGGTGATGGCAAGAGGCGCTTATTTACAAACGCCTTGTACCCGTTGCATGCCGTGCCACAGCCGCGTATGAGTGAGTGGGCTTTAGTAATATGCACATATTTGCAGAGAATCAGCCAGTAACTTGAGttgtttttcctctttttactttgaattgctgctgcgtggCGTGTATGCTTGCGCGACATGATGCTGAGAATGGCATCTAGGCGCTTGTTCTTCAGCCTCAGTTCCCGTTTCAAAGCGCCACGCGCCAGACCGCGCTCTCCAGCCACGCGCAGCTAGCAGCAACTCTAGAAGTTGAGAGGACGACACCCTCTTCCGATGCCACGCTGATGGCTGCTTTTCCCAAGTGCTAGCGCCGTGGAAGGTAAAGAATGTGTCATCCGCAGTGCTTTCCTGAATCTCCTTGCATGTGCATGTGTACGCGGATGTGTGTACAGGCACGGGTGTATACGATACAATGCGTGCAGGTACTGTGTAGTGCTGTGTCATTATAttgctggtgttggtgctgcatgtgcatgtgcAAGAGTGTGTAACCCCTATATAAGAGGTCGGCCATGTGAATTGTGATGCATCCAAGGCTTCTCTGTGCTGCCTCAAAACCCTCCTAGTCTGCCTGTCTGCCTGCCTGTCTCGGGCGTCCCACGTCTGCTGCAAGCCACATCTCGCCCCTAAACCAAAATCCTCAGCATATACAAGCAAAAACAGCAAAAAACGAATAGTCACGCAGCTATCAGCGTGGCctaagcttttttttctttttccttcgcTGTCGTTTCCATCCTTCTGCCCACGCCCCTCCCCAAGGCCCCAGTCGCAGCCAGGCCAGCGGGTCTGCGCTACCGGTACGAAAAAAGCACCCACCCTCTCTCAGGGTACATGCAGGCCCTGTCGCCTGTACATGTGGGCTGCGCACGGAGCACGCTCGCCGACCCGCCAGCGGCGTGGAGCCTGTACTTGGGCTGCATGTACAACGAGGCGCCCCCCCCTTGGCCCTTGGCGGAACCAGCACCAGAACCAGAGCtgggcttctgcttctcgctTCAGGTGCTCCACCGAGTTACCTTATTCCCCCAGCCGCGACGGCCTGTCGTACCTCACAGCgttcctcttctttcgcctttttcgccttttctctctctcttcctcctctgccgCTCCGCTTCGACGCAAAACTCCACGCTTCGAATCGAATCACGCCCGTCGCTGCGAGTGGACACGCGATCGCGGCCGCAGAGCCCTTCAGTGCCATCCCTGATTTTCATCACCGCCTGAGCCgctctcagcctcagcctcaccCGCCGTCAAGCGACAAgtttcttgtccttgattgtgttttttttttgctcttgtcgCGAAGTCGTGCTGTGGCCAAAATCAGCGGCCTCAATAGGGCCTGGTTGAGCAACTCGGCATTCCGGGTGTCCCGCCTGCTGATCTCCGGATCGAGGCGACAAGCTGGCCTCAAACCGCCTCtgaattcttttttcctccatcaccaccatcgccactTTCTCCAACGTCGGATCGAGTCGAATCGATTGTCGCGccgcgccgcctccgccatctCCGTCTTGAATCCCACAGTcgccaacaccatcaccaaccatGTCCATGTACTCGCATCGCGGCATGGGGGCTGTGCCTCCCGGCAATGCTCGCCTGAacgagcttctcgagcagATTAGAGCCGAGTTCGACAGCCAACAGCGTCAGACCGAGAGCTTTGAACATCAGAGTACGCCTCCCTTGCAAATACTGTCCATACCGACAACTATTGCGCGCGTTTGATTGGGTGGGAATGTTTTTGAGCAAAGAGCAGAAAATTTCGATGttttttctcatttctaAAAACAATCAAAAGGCATTGCAGTTTGAAGCAAAAAGTATCATGAGCTAACCTCTCTTCTTCGATTTATAGTCTCGGCGCAAGTCAGTGAAATGCAGCTGGTACGTGAAAAGGTCTATGCCATGGAGCAAACGCATATGACGCTCAAGCAAAAGTAAGCTTCTCCTCCTACAGCCCGCACGCCTCACATGTCGCTAACCGCATCTCAACTCTCCAGATATGAGGAGGAAATCAACATGCTGCGGCACCAGCTCGAACTTGCTCGCAAGGGAGCTCCGCAGTCTGGTCTGCAAGGGCCTCCTCAACACGCAGGGCCGTCTCAGCAACCCCCATCGATTGCTCCTGGAAACGGCCTCTTCAGCGGCATCATGGCCGGCGGCAACCAAGGAGGTCtggcgccgccgcagcctcagGCCACTCCCCAGGATCAGCAGATGGGccctcaccaccaccagatGGCTCAGGGACCCCCAGGACTGCCAGTGCCGCCTCCCCACCCCAAcgcgcaacagcagcagcagcagcagcctcctcctcagcagcagcccccgtaccagcagcaggcctATCCCCAGGGCCCCGGCCCCGTCGTGTCCAACGGCATGGGCCCTCAGCCGCCGCAGAGCACCGCGTCGCCCGGCCCAGGTCGCCGAGCCATCAACCGCCCGCCAAACGCCGTCGGGCCTGCGACCCCCCCAGATCAACACCCCCGTGCCGTATCCCAACAATGCTCAGTCTCCGCAAGTGAGCCACCCGACGCCTGACCACGCTCGCATGGGTCCCCGcgcccctccccctcccatCAGCAACGCGCTGGGCGACCTCGAGGTTGATGCCGTTGCGCCTCACAATAAGAAGACGGGCAACGACTGGTatgccatcttcaacccGCAGGTGCAGCGCGTCCTGGATGTCGACCTGGTCCACTCTCTCACCCACGAGAGCGTCGTTTGCTGTGTTCGCTTCAGCCACGACGGCAAGTATGTCGCCACCGGCTGCAACAAGTCGGCCCAGATTTTCGATGTCCAGACTGGTGAGAAGGTGTGTGTCTTGGAGGACCACAGCGCTACCGACATGGCTGCCGATCTCTACATTCGAAGCGTCTGCTTCAGCCCTGATGGCCGCTACCTGGCCACCGGTGCCGAAGACAAGCTGATCCGAGTAAGTTGATTAATGATGTAATCTAATGGCGGCACATTGTTGTCACTCATTCTCCCCAGTTCGCAAGCTGACCATTGGCGCTACAGGTGTGGGATATTGCTACCCGAACCATCCGCAACCACTTCTCGGGTCACGAACAGGACATCTACTCGCTCGACTTTGCGCGCGACGGCCGCACCATTGCCTCTGGCAGTGGCGACAGAACGGTCCGTCTCTGGGATATTGAGCAGGGCACCAACACCCTCACCCTCACCATCGAGGACGGCGTTACGACTGTTGCCATTTCCCCCGACACGCAGTTTGTTGCGGCCGGCTCTTTGGACAAGAGCGTTCGCGTCTGGGACATCATGACAGGCTACCTGGTCGAGCGGTTGGAAGGACCCGATGGACACAAGGACTCTGTTTACTCCGTCGCTTTCTCGCCCAACGGCAAAGACTTGGTCAGCGGCAGTCTGGATCGAACGATTAAGATGTGGGAGCTTAGCTCGCCCCGCGGCCCGCAGAACTCTGGCGCCAAGGGCAAGTGTGTCAAGACATTCGAAGGCCACCGAGACTTTGTCCTGTCCGTCGCCCTGACCCCGGACGCCAACTGGGTCTTGTCCGGATCCAAGGACCGCGGCGTCCAGTTCTGGGACCCCCGGACGGGAACTACCCAGCTAATGCTTCAGGGACATAAAAACTCTGTCATCTCAGTTGCCCCCAGCCCACAGGGCGGCTACTTTGCCACTGGCTCAGGAGACATGAAGGCTCGTATCTGGTCGTATCGTCCATACTAGACAGGAGTGGCAGGACACCAGCCCCGAGGTAGAGGAGCGCAGCTTACTGGATCCAGAGGGGTGCGGCAAACTCGAGGTAAAGAAGTGCAGCAAACTCAAGACAGAGGAAatcggcgaagaagatgatgaagcgtCGGCCAAGGAATCCTTGACAGAGTTTGACAAAAAAGCCTATGGAGACCCCTTGAATCAAAGAGTCATATGACCGAGGCTGAGGATAAGAAAACGGCTTCAGTGGAGAAGCTCGAGACACGgaagcgaaagaagatggGGTTTTGGAAAGGGAAAACGTAGGAAAACAAAGATATATTCCCCCGACCCAAGTCCAGTTCTTCCTTATTTTTTGTTATTACAAGTTTGGAATATGTGTTTATGAGGGAAGATTATGCGGGGGAGTGGTTCTTTTTATCTTGAACTTTAAAGAGGGCTGGCGCATAGGCGGGAAAGCACAGCCTTATTTAAAACAATTGTACGGTATGAGGGTGGGGAGGGCTAAGGAGATGGGTTctatttacttattaattcggccttgcttttgctcttgaacTTTTTGTGtatctccctttttttgataTGAAAATTACTCAGATTATCTCTGCACTGCCAAGTCGGGAATACAGTAACATGTAATTTTGAATTGGTATTGATGGTTCTATGCTAGTAGGTATGAAATTGATGCTGTAAATGAATAGGGTATAATATGATGAAATTGTGACTTGATGTTTTATGCCAGAGAGCCAAAGAGGCTGGATAGTGCgtctcctttgccttttttctttttctttttttcttttgatattgatgatgatgacgtgTTGGCTTCGCGGTCGATTTTactgccttgctgctgctgctcactTGATACAGTACCTTCTATTGAAGTTGCTGAAGGGGTAGCCTTTGTCAAAGGCAGTTCCTGGCGAGCTATTGCCACGCCCTTGTCTTGGTTTGTGAGGTCATTGGAGCGATTGGTTTTTGGTTGCGGCTTGGTGCTGGAAGTGTCGACTGAGAGGGGAGAGAGGGCGGTGTGAATGCGGGCGAgaatggcgaggaggaggaggcctAGGGGGGCGTGTTGGTTGTCGGCGGCGAGTTGGGAGAATGCCCTGTGTTGTATGAGATTGGTAAGTTTCTTTATGTTTGCACTGAGAAGTAAGATGGGTAGAATGTGAACATACACGTATGCCCTGGGAATAAAGTGCTTGTTGAGCCAGATTGCACGAGGAGGGACAGCTTCGCGACGAGGACCCGGGCGTGAGGAGAGCGACGTGGGAGGCGAGAGATCGTCAATGAGGTTGCGGATTGTGCGGCGCAGGGAGCGGAAGACGGGCCACCAGTGGGCGAGGCGGTGCTGGttgtggtggcggtggttgAAGGCGTTGAGGATGGGGAGGAGGGGAGTGAAGGGGGCTGCGGTgagtggtgatgatgatgccatggtTGGTGGTTGATTGATGCCAAGATTGGGGTTGGATGGATGTTTTTTCGATAAGGCTGCATGTGTGATAAGAGGTGTTATCTGGTGGTGGATTAAGTGCGTAATGGTATTGAGCTAGCGGGACTGGGATTATAGGACTACTAGTAATCAGGGGATGCGATGTGAAGAGCTGGATGGGAAGAAGCTTTTAGACAATACGAGATTTTGAATAAGAGTTTGCGTGTTGTAATCGTGTAGTAAATGATAAACTACAACAAATTGAGTGCTTCATTCAAGC is a window from the Trichoderma atroviride chromosome 5, complete sequence genome containing:
- a CDS encoding uncharacterized protein (TransMembrane:4 (o77-103i123-141o161-181i236-253o)) — encoded protein: MDVVLEVTDTFIADYAYAYLFPLKAALYNYPDASANASAAALSSWSYEPATQYFQLEPSQAAYMSSMTRDNIYRQGATLFLITWLFGIMVYFIFASMSFFLIFDKRIMNHPKFLKNQIWLEIVHANQSMPFIAMMTAPLFLLEVRGYGKLYDVTEQGPGLWYNFFQFPLFIVFTDFLIYWIHRGLHHSSVYKTLHKPHHKWIMPTPFASHAFHPVDGFAQSIPYHIFPFVFPLQKMAYVFLFVFVNFWTIMIHDGEYLTNNPIVNGAACHSLHHSRFEVNYGQFFTAFDRMGGTYRMPEDWMFEKDIKMSEDKWNAESKAVDETVMEVEGADDRTYGPDLKTKKNK
- a CDS encoding uncharacterized protein (EggNog:ENOG41) — encoded protein: MSYLLYSVCLALFVAATALFFTRSFWLRRLHEIHLPGSDYLYSRLPSSFAGDIEAGLSSSTFDLHGNVEDGDERAGLDEESKVAILKIMKRRRMKFDQARKVYMEERFKANGIGADGRPRDPKFLAMA